The Pseudomonas baetica genome includes a region encoding these proteins:
- a CDS encoding MaoC family dehydratase — protein MTQVTNIPYEALEVGQTASYSKTVEERDIQLFAAMSGDHNPVHLDAEFAAASMFKERIAHGMFSGALISAAVACELPGPGTIYIGQQMSFQKPVKIGDTLTVRLEILEKLPKFRVRIATRVFNQRDELVVDGEAEILAPRKQQTVTLPTLPAISIG, from the coding sequence ATGACCCAGGTTACCAACATCCCTTACGAAGCCCTCGAAGTCGGCCAGACCGCCAGCTACAGCAAGACCGTCGAAGAGCGTGACATCCAGCTGTTTGCCGCCATGTCCGGCGACCACAACCCTGTACACCTGGACGCCGAGTTCGCTGCCGCCAGCATGTTCAAGGAGCGCATCGCCCACGGCATGTTCAGCGGTGCGCTGATCAGCGCTGCGGTGGCTTGCGAGCTGCCTGGTCCGGGTACGATCTATATCGGTCAGCAGATGAGCTTTCAAAAGCCCGTGAAAATCGGTGACACGCTGACAGTGCGTCTGGAAATTCTCGAGAAGTTGCCGAAGTTTCGCGTGCGCATTGCCACTCGTGTGTTCAATCAGCGTGATGAGTTGGTGGTGGATGGCGAGGCTGAAATTCTCGCGCCACGTAAACAGCAAACCGTGACCCTGCCGACATTGCCGGCGATCAGCATCGGCTAA